GGTATAAGTAATCAAAAAGCGCCTGGGAATTGGTCAGCGGATCCTCCCGGATCACCTTTTTTTCCAGATACCGATCCCATACCGCCTTGACCAGCTTGATACCGAAAGCATTTTTGGGGCCGATCCCCGGGACTTCACGCAGTTGTGCGTCACTGGCTTCAAAAACCCCCTGCAGGGTTTTAAACTTTTTAAGGGCGGCCTTGGCCATGTCCTTGCAGTCTTTCCGGGGTGTGCCAAGGGTCAGCAGGAGTTCAATCACTTCATAATCATGAAACCCGTCCAGTCCGGCGGTTAAGAACCGCTCCCGCAGCCGCTGTCGATGCCCCTCGCCTTTGTGTGCCAAAACCGCTATCTAAATTTAATTTAAACAGTCAAAAATCAGATGCCAGTCCAAATTCAAAGGAACTTCCGGTTCCTATCGGACATCCAGCATTTCATCCTTCAAATCACGGGTCATTAACTGGTAGAGGCCGTCTGCAGGGGAGAGGTGCTCATACAGGACGGCGTAAACGGAATGGGAAATCGGCATATCCACCCCGAGCTTGCGGGACAGGTTATATACCGATTTGGAGGTTTTCACGCCTTCGGCCACCATATTCATTTCAGCCAGGATTTCATCCAGGGATTTGCCCTCCCCGATTTTCTGCCCCACCGTGTGGTTGCGGCTCAGGCTGCCGGTGCAGGTGAGCAGAAGGTCCCCGATGCCGGCAAGCCCGGCAAATGTATGGGGATTGGCGCCGAGCTTGATTCCCAGCCGCCGGATTTCGGCAAGCCCCCGGGTGATTAGGGCCGCGCGGGTATTCAGGCCAAGGCCCAGGCCGTCCACAATTCCGGATGCAATGGCGATCACATTCTTCACCGCACCGCCTAACTCCACGCCGATCAGGTCATCATTGGTATAGACCCGGAAATACGGAGTGGAAAAAAGATTCTGAATATAGGCGGCAGCCGAGTGCTCCACTGAGGCCGCCGTCACCACTGTAGGCATTTTTTGGGCCACTTCGGCGGCAAAACTCGGCCCGGAAAGGACGGATATGCGGGGGGCCAATGCCTCAGGGAGGGTCTCTTTCAAGACCCCGCTCATGGTCAGATGCGTTTTGTTTTCGATGCCTTTGGAGGCGGTGACGACATAGGCGGCCGGATCGATATGGGCGGCCGCCTGGCCTGAGACCTCGCGCATCAAATGGGAGGGCACCACAAATACAATGACTTGTTTGCCGGAAACCACGGCCGCCAGATCATTTGACGGGGTAATGGCCTCAGGCAGCGAAATACCGGGCAAAAACATCTGATTTTCCCGGCTCTTTTCGATGCTTTGCTTAACCGCCGGCTCATAGGCCCACAAATTCACCGGATACCCTTTGCCCCCCAGCAGATGGGCAAGCGCGGTGCCCCAGCTGCCTGCCCCTACAACTCCGATTCGCGTGGTTTCCGCATCCATTATTTACTCTTCTTCGTCTTCGCTTTCAGCCAGCCGCGCCGCGCCGACCAGCCGCTCGTTGGGCTCCATGCCCATCAGTTTCACGCCCTGAGTGTTCCGGCTGATCACGGATATCCCCTTGATCGGCATGCGGATGATCTTTCCGATATCGGTCATGAGCATCACCTCATCCTCATCACCTACCACCAGGATGGTGACCACTTTGCCGTTACGCTCATTGGTCTTGATGGTGATCACCCCTTTACCGCCCCGGCGCTGGACCGGATATTCATCCAGCAGGGTACGTTTGCCGTACCCGTTTTCTGTTGCTGTAAAAAGCGTCTGGCCATGGGTCAGCACCTCCATGCCGACCAATTGATCGCCTTCCACCAGGCTCATGCCCCTAACGCCCCGGGCTATCCGGCCCGTGGGCCGTACATCCGACTCATGGAAGCGAATGGACTTTCCGAAAAGCGAGCACAGAAAAACATTTCGGGTGCCGTCGGTCATGCGGATGGCGATCAGCTCATCGCCCGCTGCCAAATTGATGGCAAGTTTGCCGCCGGATCGCGGGCGGGAGAATTCCATGATATCGGTCTTTTTAATCATGCCCTGCCGGGTGGCCATCATCACATGATAGCCGGGCTCATATTCGGGCACGGCCAGCACAGTGGTCAGTTTTTCGTCCGGCTTGAAGTTCAGGAGGTTGACCACCGCCTTGCCCCGGCTGGTGCGGCCGCTCTGAGGGATATCATAGACCTTGCACCAGTAGACCCGGCCCTGATTGGTGAAAAACATAAAAGTATGGTGCGTGGAGGCCACGAACAGGTGGGCGACAAAATCCTCATCCTTTACCCCCATGCCGGTCTTGCCTTTTCCGCCTCTGCGCTGCTGGCGGTACAGGGTAATCGGATTTCGTTTGATGTAGCCGCTGTTGGTGATGGTGACCACCATGTCCTCTTCGGCGATCATGTCCTCAAGCGTAATCTCCCGGGTTTCGGAAACGATTTTGGTGCGGCGCTCATCTCCGAAGGCATCCTGGATTTCGGTTAACTCATCTTTAATCAGGTTTAGGATAATGCGCTCACTGGAGAGGATTTCCTTGAAACGGGCGATGTCTTTTAATACATCCGCGTGCTCCTGCTTGATCTTGTCGCGCTCAAGGCCGGTCAGCCGCTGCAGGCGCATATCCAGTATGGCCTGGGCCTGGACATCGGTCAGTTCAAAGCGCGTCATCAACTGGGTTTTAGCTTCACCCGGCGAGGCCGACTTCCGGATCAGGGAGACCACCTCATCCAGGTTGTCAAGGGCGATGATCAGACCCTCCAGCACATGGGCCCGGGCCTCTGCCTTGGCCAGGTCATGGCGGGTGCGGCGGATTATGATTTCCTTTCGGTGCACAATGAAATACTCGAGGATCTCTTTCAGGTTGAGCATTTCCGGCCGCTTGTTCACCACCGCCAGCAGGATGATGCCGAAATTGCTCTCCAGCGGGGTATGCTTATAGAGCTGGTTTAGCACCACTTCCGCGATCTGCTCGCGCTTTAGCCCCACCGCCACCCGGATGCCGTCCTTGTCGGATTCATCCCGGACGTATCGGATCCCTTCCAGGTGCTTGTTCTTGACCAGGTCGGCGATTTTTTCAATCAGACTGGCCTTGTTTACCTGATAGGGAATTTCCCGGATGACAAGGGTTTCGGCCTTGGTCTTTTTATCCGTTTCAATCTCGATGCGCCCGCGTATCCGTATTTTGCCCCGGCCCGTGGTATAGGCGTTATAAATCCCCTGCGTGCCGTAAATGATCCCGCCGGTGGGAAAATCCGGCCCGGGGAGATATTGGATCAGCTCCTCGCAGGTCAGCTCGGGCGAATCGATCAGGGCCTTGATGGCCTCGGAGAGCTCATTTAAGTTATGGGGCGGGATATTGGTAGCCATGCCCACCGCGATGCCCGAGGAGCCGTTTAAAAGGAGCGAGGGGATTTTTGCCGGCAGGACCTGGGGCTCTTCCAGGGTTTCATCGTAGTTTAACTGGTGATCGACCGTCTCCTTGTCAATATCCTCCAGCATCTGATGGGCCAGGCGCATCATCCGGACTTCGGTGTAGCGCATGGCCGCCGGGGGGTCGCCGTCAATCGAGCCGAAATTGCCCTGGCCGTCCACCATGGGGTAGCGCAGGGTGAAACTCTGCGCCATCCGGACCAGCGCATCATAGACCGCGGAATCGCCGTGCGGATGATATTTACCGATGACATCACCGACGATACGCGCCGACTTTTTATAGGGCTTGTTCCAGTCGTTTTTCAATTCGCGCATGGCGAACAGAATTCGCCGATGCACGGGTTTTAAACCGTCCCGTACGTCCGGAAGCGCTCGGCCGATGATGACACTCATGGCGTAGTCCAGATAGGACTGCTTCATCTCCCGTTCGAGACTGATTTCGGGCAGGTTGGAATCCATTGGGTATCCGTTCTCAGATGTTTAATTGCTTAAAAAATATATTCAGCCGATCTTGACTCCGTCCCGGAAGGCGAATCCCAGGGCGGCAAACCCCAGGATGATTTCGAAGACGAACATGGCCGGAAAGCTCTCCCAAAGGGCATACACGATGCCGCCGCCCACGATCGCGGGGATGCCGAACACAACGAGTGTGCCGAGTATTCTGCTGACTCTCATGGATTGGTCTCCTTATCGAAAAATGTTTAGGCCTCAACCATCATGGCCATGCCCATACCGCCGCCGATGCACATGGAGATCAGGCCGGAGGCCAGCTGGTTTCGCTTCATATGATACAGACAGGTCACGGTCTGCCGGGCGCCCGTGCAGCCGATGGGGTGTCCCAGGGAAATCCCGGAGCCCACCGGATTGGGCTGTTCATAGGGAAGCTCCAGCTCCCGCATGCAGGCGATGGCCTGGGCGGCAAAGGCTTCATTTAGCTCGATGGCGCCGATATCTTTAAGATTTGCGCCGGTCTTCTTCAACACCTTGCGGATGGCCGGGATCGGCCCAAGCCCCATATATGCCGGATCCACGCCCCCGCCGGCAAATGCCCTGATTTTGGCCATGGGTGTCAACCCCAGCTCCTTGGCCTTCTCTGCGCTCATCAGCACCACCGCGGCGCCTCCGTCATTGATGCCCGAGGCGTTTCCGGCCGTCACGCTGCCGTCTTTCTTGAAAACCGGTTTGAGATTTTCCATCTTTTCCATGTCGGTTTCCATGGGGCGCTCGTCCGTATCCACCACCACATCCCCTTTTCGGGTCTTAATGGTTACCGGCACGATCTCTTCATTAAAATGGCCCGACTGAATGGCTTCCCGGGCCCGGTTGTGACTCAGCACGGATAGCTCATCCTGCTCTTTTCGGGGGATGCCGTATTTTTCAATAATATTCTCCGCGGTCAGGCCCATGTGATAGCCGTAAAAAATCTCATACAGACCGTCATAGACCATGAGGTCGGTGACCTCGCCCTTGCCGGTCACTTCCATGCGATGGCCCCAGCGGGCCTTGGGAAGCGCCATGGGCGCGGTGCTCATGCTTTCCTGGCCGCCGGCCACGATCACGTCGGCCTCGCCCAGCATGATGGACTGGGCGGCCAAAGTAATGGCTTTAAGCCCGGAGGAACAGACCTTGTTAATCGTAAAGCCCGGGGTCTCCTTGGGCATTCCCGCCCGGATCATGGCCTGCCGGCCCGGATTCTGGCCTTGGCCGCCAGTTAACACGTTGCCCATGATCACCTCATCCACCACCACCGGAGTGGCGCTGCTGTCCCACTGATCCGCCTGGGTTTCAAGCTCGATCGGCCCCTGATCCTTTAGTTTATCCGGAGCGGCCGCTTTCATGGCATCGCTTACCACCGGACGGAGGCCCGCCCGCTTCACGGCTTCACGGATAACAAGGGAGCCTAACTCCACCGCGGTTATATCTTTTAATGAGCCCCCAAAAGCGCCGACCGGGGTTCTGGCACCGCTTACGATCACCACCTCTTGCATATCTATTCCCTCCTTGGTATAAAAATTTCAATGGCTGTGCAAACAGCAGTTGCGCAACCAACCCGCTGTTTAGACAAAACCGCCTGAAAACATATTTTTCACCGATCCGGTAGACTGCTTCGCCCGGATCCCATAAAATTAATTTTTTTATCAAACCCGTTTTCAAAAGACAAGAATAAACCCATGTGCCTGATTGCTATCGCCATTGCCCGCCATCCGGACTATCCGCTGATTATCGCCGCCAACCGGGACGAATTCTACAGCCGTCCCACCGCCCCCCTGGATTATTGGGAAGACAAGCCGCATATTCTGGCCGGCCGGGATCTACAAAGCCTGGGCACCTGGCTGGGCATCACCACATCCGGAAGGATCGGCGCCATCACCAACTACCGCCACCCGGATGCCCTGCACCGGAAAAGCAAGGGGCCTTCCCGGGGGGATTTGGTCCGGGAATATTTAGCGGGCTCAGATCCGCCGCAGAGCTATATTGAAGCCATCCGGCCGTCAAAAGACCAATATAGCGGCTTTAACCTGATTGTGGGCGAGACGACCGATCTGTGGTGGTATTCCAATGTATCCGATGAGATCAGAAAATTAACGCCCGGCATTCACGGCATCAGCAACCACCTCTTAAACACCCCCTGGCCCAAGGTGGAAAAAATCAAATCCGCGCTGGCCGGTATCATCGCCGAAAACCGGCCCATAGACCCGGAGCGCCTTTTCAAATTGCTCTCTGATCAGGAACAGCCGCCGGACCGCGAGCTTCCGGATACCGGCATCGGCCTGGAATGGGAACGGATCCTCTCGCCTGTTTTCATTACCAGCGAAATTTACGGCACCCGGTCCTCTTCGGTGATTTTTATTGACCGCTCCGGCCATGCCACTTTTTATGAAAGACGCTTTACCCCCCAAGGCGGCGCCATTGTGACCGAAGAAACCCGGCGGTTTGCATTTAATATCGAAAATCCGGAAAAATAAGTTAACGGACAGACAGTCGGCACGGTGGCCGACTCTACGACGCATGTCGCCGTAGGGCAGGTCACCGCGCCTGCCTGAAAAACGACAGAACAGATTTATCATATTTAGGCCTGAAAAACCCTTTGATTTTTTATCATTTTTCGATTATTTATATATTGAAAATTCGGTAATTTCATTCCTGTTTCTATAGCCCAACCCGCCTGCCGGATTTCATGCACGGATGCTTGAAATTGACACTGTATACGCTGAAACGCCCTGGCTTTGCTTATTGTCCGTATAAAAAACTGCGGATTGATAAAATATACCTAATACCCAACACCTAACCCCAAATTAAAGGAGTCGTGCCATGACAGAGCCTCAGTTTTGGAAAAAATCCTGGGACCCCGGCCTCAATGATCTGGATCATAGTTCCTGGGAAATTTCTTACGTGGATGCCATCCGCCCGACGCTTGAAAAATATGCGGATACACCCGCCATGAGCTTCATGGAAATTGAAATCTCTTTTCGGGATCTGGACCGCTACTCCAACCGCTTTGCCCATATGCTGATGGCAAACGGGCTGAAAAAAGGGGACGTGGTCGGCATCAACCTGCCCAACATTCCGGAGTACGTGATCGCCTGGCTTGGCACTTTAAAAGCCGGCTGTGCGGTCTCCGGGGTCTCTCCCCTGCTCTCGGCCGATGAACTCAAACACCAGCTCTCAGACGCCAAAGCCAAAGCCCTGGTGACCCTGGATGCCATTTTCGCCGCCCGGGTAACGCAAGTCGCTTCGGACCTGCCATCGCTTCAGGTCATCGCTGTTACCAGCGTGGGCGGGTTTCTGCCCTTTTACAAGCGATTTCTGGGCCAGCTACTGGGGAAAATCCCCAAGGGGAAAATCTCGCCGATTGACACCAAAACCATCCTGCCTTTTAAATCGATTTTAACAAGCAGGGAATATTCGGAAAAAGACCCGAATGTCTCCGTCACCCCGAATGACATCGCCTACATCCAGTACACCGGCGGCACCACCGGCCCGCCCAAAGGGGCGATGCTAAGCCATAGAAATGTGATGGCCGATGTGCTCATCATCCAGACCTGGCTGAAGTGGGAGGAGGGTCAGGGGCTTGCCCTGTCCGGCTTTCCGTTCTTTCATATCGCCGGCCTGTTTTTTAACATCAACTGCGTCTATCTGGGCTGGACCCAGGTGCTGATACCAGACCCGAGAAACACCGACCATATCTGCAAGCAGATTGAAAAATATCGGCCCACGGCCCTGGCCAACGTCCCATCGCTCTACTACCTGTTGATTCAAAACCCCAAATTCAAAGAGCTTGATCATTCAAATCTCGAGGCCGCTGTCTCAGCCGCCGCTCCGTTTCCCGAAGAATCCCAGCGGCAACTCGAAAAAATCATCGGCGAGGGAAAACTGGTTGAAGCTTATGGCATGACGGAAACCTCGCCGCTGTCTATCGTTAATCCCTACAAGGGCAAAAAAAAGCTCGGCCACATCGGACTGCCGCTTTTGAATACGGATGTCAAGCTCGTGGATCCGGCCAGCGGCGAGCCGATGGAAATCGGCCAGCCCGGGGAGATCTGCGTCAAAGGCCCGCAGGTGATGGTGGGCTACCTGAACAATCCGGAGGAGACCGAAAAGGCCATTGATGCGGATGGCTACATGCACACCGGCGACGTGGGTATATTTGACGAAGAGGGGTATGTGCGCATTGTGGACCGGACCAAGGACATGATCAATGTCAGCGGGTTCAAGGTTTTCTCCAAAAAAGTGGAGGAAATCATGGCCGCCCATCCCGCCATTGACATGATCGCCACCATCGGGGTTCTCAATCCGGAAAACCCGGGCTCTGAGATCGTCAAGGCCTATGTGACGCTATCCCCGGATTATTCAGATGACGGCGACCCGGAAAAATTAAAAACCGATATCATCAATTTTGCCAAGGAGAAGCTGGCGCCATACGAGGTCCCGAAAACAATTGAAATCCGGGACGAACTGCCGCTGACCGCGGTGGGCAAAATCGACAAGAAAGAGCTTCGCAAAGAAAAATAGGTATCACTGACCTAAATTGAGCATACTGACTGACCATGTTGATTGATCAACTCCGCGCCTTTTTCCTGCCAAACTTTAACAAAAGATTTGTCATTCGGGCGGCCCTGGTGGCCGCCCTCGCGTTTGTTGTGTTTCACTTTTTCC
The Desulfobacterales bacterium DNA segment above includes these coding regions:
- a CDS encoding NRDE family protein; the protein is MCLIAIAIARHPDYPLIIAANRDEFYSRPTAPLDYWEDKPHILAGRDLQSLGTWLGITTSGRIGAITNYRHPDALHRKSKGPSRGDLVREYLAGSDPPQSYIEAIRPSKDQYSGFNLIVGETTDLWWYSNVSDEIRKLTPGIHGISNHLLNTPWPKVEKIKSALAGIIAENRPIDPERLFKLLSDQEQPPDRELPDTGIGLEWERILSPVFITSEIYGTRSSSVIFIDRSGHATFYERRFTPQGGAIVTEETRRFAFNIENPEK
- the gyrA gene encoding DNA gyrase subunit A, which gives rise to MDSNLPEISLEREMKQSYLDYAMSVIIGRALPDVRDGLKPVHRRILFAMRELKNDWNKPYKKSARIVGDVIGKYHPHGDSAVYDALVRMAQSFTLRYPMVDGQGNFGSIDGDPPAAMRYTEVRMMRLAHQMLEDIDKETVDHQLNYDETLEEPQVLPAKIPSLLLNGSSGIAVGMATNIPPHNLNELSEAIKALIDSPELTCEELIQYLPGPDFPTGGIIYGTQGIYNAYTTGRGKIRIRGRIEIETDKKTKAETLVIREIPYQVNKASLIEKIADLVKNKHLEGIRYVRDESDKDGIRVAVGLKREQIAEVVLNQLYKHTPLESNFGIILLAVVNKRPEMLNLKEILEYFIVHRKEIIIRRTRHDLAKAEARAHVLEGLIIALDNLDEVVSLIRKSASPGEAKTQLMTRFELTDVQAQAILDMRLQRLTGLERDKIKQEHADVLKDIARFKEILSSERIILNLIKDELTEIQDAFGDERRTKIVSETREITLEDMIAEEDMVVTITNSGYIKRNPITLYRQQRRGGKGKTGMGVKDEDFVAHLFVASTHHTFMFFTNQGRVYWCKVYDIPQSGRTSRGKAVVNLLNFKPDEKLTTVLAVPEYEPGYHVMMATRQGMIKKTDIMEFSRPRSGGKLAINLAAGDELIAIRMTDGTRNVFLCSLFGKSIRFHESDVRPTGRIARGVRGMSLVEGDQLVGMEVLTHGQTLFTATENGYGKRTLLDEYPVQRRGGKGVITIKTNERNGKVVTILVVGDEDEVMLMTDIGKIIRMPIKGISVISRNTQGVKLMGMEPNERLVGAARLAESEDEEE
- a CDS encoding acetyl-CoA C-acetyltransferase, with amino-acid sequence MQEVVIVSGARTPVGAFGGSLKDITAVELGSLVIREAVKRAGLRPVVSDAMKAAAPDKLKDQGPIELETQADQWDSSATPVVVDEVIMGNVLTGGQGQNPGRQAMIRAGMPKETPGFTINKVCSSGLKAITLAAQSIMLGEADVIVAGGQESMSTAPMALPKARWGHRMEVTGKGEVTDLMVYDGLYEIFYGYHMGLTAENIIEKYGIPRKEQDELSVLSHNRAREAIQSGHFNEEIVPVTIKTRKGDVVVDTDERPMETDMEKMENLKPVFKKDGSVTAGNASGINDGGAAVVLMSAEKAKELGLTPMAKIRAFAGGGVDPAYMGLGPIPAIRKVLKKTGANLKDIGAIELNEAFAAQAIACMRELELPYEQPNPVGSGISLGHPIGCTGARQTVTCLYHMKRNQLASGLISMCIGGGMGMAMMVEA
- a CDS encoding AMP-binding protein codes for the protein MTEPQFWKKSWDPGLNDLDHSSWEISYVDAIRPTLEKYADTPAMSFMEIEISFRDLDRYSNRFAHMLMANGLKKGDVVGINLPNIPEYVIAWLGTLKAGCAVSGVSPLLSADELKHQLSDAKAKALVTLDAIFAARVTQVASDLPSLQVIAVTSVGGFLPFYKRFLGQLLGKIPKGKISPIDTKTILPFKSILTSREYSEKDPNVSVTPNDIAYIQYTGGTTGPPKGAMLSHRNVMADVLIIQTWLKWEEGQGLALSGFPFFHIAGLFFNINCVYLGWTQVLIPDPRNTDHICKQIEKYRPTALANVPSLYYLLIQNPKFKELDHSNLEAAVSAAAPFPEESQRQLEKIIGEGKLVEAYGMTETSPLSIVNPYKGKKKLGHIGLPLLNTDVKLVDPASGEPMEIGQPGEICVKGPQVMVGYLNNPEETEKAIDADGYMHTGDVGIFDEEGYVRIVDRTKDMINVSGFKVFSKKVEEIMAAHPAIDMIATIGVLNPENPGSEIVKAYVTLSPDYSDDGDPEKLKTDIINFAKEKLAPYEVPKTIEIRDELPLTAVGKIDKKELRKEK
- a CDS encoding NAD(P)H-dependent glycerol-3-phosphate dehydrogenase; this translates as MDAETTRIGVVGAGSWGTALAHLLGGKGYPVNLWAYEPAVKQSIEKSRENQMFLPGISLPEAITPSNDLAAVVSGKQVIVFVVPSHLMREVSGQAAAHIDPAAYVVTASKGIENKTHLTMSGVLKETLPEALAPRISVLSGPSFAAEVAQKMPTVVTAASVEHSAAAYIQNLFSTPYFRVYTNDDLIGVELGGAVKNVIAIASGIVDGLGLGLNTRAALITRGLAEIRRLGIKLGANPHTFAGLAGIGDLLLTCTGSLSRNHTVGQKIGEGKSLDEILAEMNMVAEGVKTSKSVYNLSRKLGVDMPISHSVYAVLYEHLSPADGLYQLMTRDLKDEMLDVR